One genomic region from Metallosphaera tengchongensis encodes:
- a CDS encoding SAM-dependent methyltransferase, with protein MSQKVQRNFWPKVLGAGPGSSKYFTTILLSSLKDAETVVASSRILQEIKKISATDAELIELPKGGELYEFLNTIKSKERTYVLSTGDPMVSGLGKFFPESEIEPGISSIQKCASLIHKPINDSAIISSRYKNNYGKISHLIALGLNVYLLPEPELTVSEVVKKIASNVGYKLRLHICIDVSLDTERVYVGSVEDFMNLDDNGLKVIFVEPSPS; from the coding sequence GTGAGTCAGAAGGTGCAAAGAAATTTCTGGCCTAAGGTACTGGGTGCAGGTCCGGGCAGTTCCAAGTACTTTACAACGATCCTTTTAAGTAGTTTGAAGGACGCAGAGACGGTAGTGGCGTCGTCTAGAATTCTCCAAGAGATCAAGAAAATTAGTGCTACGGATGCAGAACTGATAGAACTGCCTAAGGGAGGAGAGCTTTACGAGTTCCTTAATACTATCAAAAGTAAGGAACGTACTTACGTTTTATCTACAGGGGATCCTATGGTCTCAGGTCTAGGAAAATTCTTTCCCGAGTCAGAGATAGAGCCTGGTATAAGTTCAATACAGAAATGCGCCTCATTGATTCACAAGCCCATAAATGACTCAGCTATTATTTCATCGAGATATAAGAACAACTATGGTAAAATTTCGCATTTAATAGCTTTAGGATTGAACGTGTACCTTCTGCCAGAGCCTGAACTTACTGTCTCAGAGGTTGTAAAAAAGATTGCCTCAAATGTTGGATACAAACTGAGACTTCACATATGCATTGACGTCTCTTTGGATACAGAGAGAGTTTACGTTGGCTCTGTCGAAGATTTCATGAACCTTGACGATAATGGTCTAAAGGTAATTTTCGTGGAACCCTCTCCGTCTTAA
- the cimA gene encoding citramalate synthase translates to MVKKSIEILDTTLRDGSQAASISFTLRDKIKTAILLDELGVDYIEGGWPGSNPKDYEFFKEIKNYSLKNAKIAAFGSTRRKGIKPEEDVSLKSILDADTSVAVLFGKTWTLHVKEVLRTTLEDNLQIISDSVQFLRDHGIEVIFDAEHFYQGFKEDKEYALKVVNTAYEAGAKVVALADTNGGTLPHEVLEITRYIAERTKAKLGVHMHNDTGNAVANSLMGVVAGARHVQGTINGIGERTGNADLIQIIPSLLLKMGFKVLRNPDGLKRLKEVSSALYELAGIHPNPYQPYVGDNAFTHKAGVHADAVMKNTRAYEHIDPSIIGNQRKIVISELSGTANLVNYLDRLGLKLEKKEEKLKRALQTIKELEAKGYSFDLAPESALLVVLKELGYYEKLIDMKYWKVINENGLALAVVKVNSRIEAAEGDGPVNAVDNALRRCLVKDFPELESVKLTDYRVVLPGEIKNTESVVRVTIEFTDGKNTWRTEGVSQSVIEASIMALVDGLDYYLQINKKLKPLLTI, encoded by the coding sequence GTGGTCAAGAAATCCATAGAAATACTTGATACTACCCTCAGGGATGGTTCTCAGGCGGCATCTATCTCATTCACCTTGAGGGATAAGATAAAAACTGCTATTCTCCTAGATGAACTAGGGGTTGACTATATTGAAGGAGGATGGCCTGGTTCAAATCCTAAAGATTATGAGTTCTTTAAGGAGATTAAGAACTACTCACTGAAGAACGCGAAGATTGCAGCTTTTGGAAGCACAAGGAGGAAAGGCATTAAACCAGAGGAAGATGTTAGTCTTAAGTCAATTCTTGACGCTGACACCAGCGTAGCGGTTCTCTTCGGGAAGACCTGGACGCTACACGTTAAGGAAGTTCTTAGGACTACGTTAGAAGACAATCTTCAAATAATATCTGATAGTGTTCAGTTCTTGAGGGATCACGGCATAGAAGTGATATTCGATGCTGAACATTTTTACCAGGGGTTTAAGGAAGATAAGGAATATGCGCTGAAAGTTGTAAATACAGCTTACGAGGCTGGAGCAAAGGTAGTGGCTCTTGCAGATACTAACGGCGGAACATTACCGCATGAAGTGTTAGAAATAACTAGATACATCGCTGAAAGGACAAAGGCTAAACTGGGTGTTCATATGCATAACGATACAGGTAACGCAGTGGCCAATTCGCTTATGGGAGTGGTAGCGGGAGCAAGGCATGTTCAAGGCACCATAAATGGTATAGGAGAAAGAACAGGAAATGCTGATCTGATTCAAATAATTCCAAGCCTGTTGCTGAAAATGGGGTTCAAAGTTCTTAGGAACCCAGATGGGCTAAAGCGGTTGAAAGAAGTGTCCTCCGCTCTCTATGAACTCGCTGGTATCCATCCTAATCCATACCAGCCATACGTTGGTGACAATGCCTTCACACATAAGGCAGGGGTACATGCGGACGCAGTAATGAAAAATACAAGGGCTTACGAACACATAGATCCTTCAATTATTGGAAATCAAAGAAAGATCGTAATCTCCGAACTATCAGGTACAGCGAATCTGGTAAATTACCTTGACAGATTGGGGTTAAAGTTAGAGAAGAAAGAAGAGAAACTAAAAAGGGCTCTACAAACCATCAAGGAACTTGAGGCTAAGGGGTATAGCTTTGATTTGGCTCCCGAATCTGCGCTGTTAGTTGTTTTGAAAGAGCTTGGATACTACGAGAAGTTAATAGACATGAAGTATTGGAAAGTCATAAACGAAAACGGACTAGCTTTAGCTGTTGTGAAGGTTAACTCCAGGATAGAGGCTGCGGAGGGTGATGGACCGGTAAATGCAGTGGATAACGCTCTCAGAAGGTGTTTAGTTAAGGACTTTCCAGAGTTGGAGAGCGTTAAATTAACGGACTATAGAGTTGTCCTTCCAGGGGAGATAAAGAATACTGAGAGCGTGGTCAGAGTAACCATAGAGTTCACTGATGGTAAAAACACTTGGAGAACCGAAGGAGTTTCGCAGAGCGTCATAGAAGCCTCAATTATGGCTCTTGTGGATGGTCTGGACTACTATCTCCAGATTAATAAGAAATTAAAACCTCTGCTTACTATCTGA
- a CDS encoding NAD(P)/FAD-dependent oxidoreductase: MEDRSVDTLIVGSGYAGLNAFYSLKGKALLVSNSKTFKFWTAELRKLVDPKLRSETELGFVETKSVKDLDFSSLTVRVDNGIIRAKSLVLSPGCVRPNLLRVLENARKSSDVSLGAQDQYDEYLILQLSFYLRKLGKNVKVYTSYLSWLGEPVENEVKRMLDEVGIGYTENPEDVLDSCTPESPFEFYQANQFLQTKDNVYVAGDIIRGWPKLGELAMRSGKYVGASINGFSGSFKPIFIYILDNGKNIGLHIRSNIPWGGSYVTVRRSWVRSVFKRFIERYYIWRKGNMGFLLKV; this comes from the coding sequence ATGGAGGATAGGTCAGTAGATACTCTCATTGTGGGTAGCGGCTACGCAGGGCTCAACGCGTTTTATTCACTTAAAGGAAAGGCGCTGCTAGTGTCAAATTCCAAGACTTTCAAATTTTGGACGGCTGAACTTCGAAAACTTGTGGATCCTAAACTTCGGAGCGAGACGGAATTGGGATTCGTGGAAACCAAATCTGTGAAGGATCTGGATTTCTCATCCTTAACTGTAAGGGTGGATAATGGCATAATCCGTGCAAAAAGTCTTGTCCTTTCGCCTGGGTGCGTAAGACCTAATCTGTTACGGGTACTGGAAAATGCAAGGAAGTCCTCTGATGTTTCCCTCGGGGCTCAAGATCAATATGACGAATATTTGATCTTGCAATTGTCATTTTATCTAAGGAAATTGGGAAAAAACGTTAAGGTTTATACGTCATACCTCAGTTGGTTAGGAGAGCCAGTCGAAAATGAGGTTAAGAGAATGCTCGATGAAGTTGGGATAGGATACACTGAAAATCCAGAGGATGTATTGGATTCATGCACACCTGAAAGTCCGTTTGAGTTCTATCAAGCCAATCAATTCCTTCAAACAAAGGATAACGTGTACGTTGCAGGAGACATCATAAGGGGCTGGCCCAAGCTCGGAGAGCTTGCTATGAGAAGCGGAAAATACGTAGGCGCCTCCATCAATGGGTTCAGTGGATCCTTTAAGCCTATTTTTATATATATTCTAGACAATGGAAAAAATATCGGGCTTCACATAAGGTCAAATATACCCTGGGGTGGTAGTTACGTGACGGTGAGGAGGTCTTGGGTGAGGTCGGTTTTCAAACGGTTCATTGAGAGGTATTACATCTGGAGAAAAGGTAACATGGGGTTCCTTCTAAAAGTTTAG
- a CDS encoding ABC transporter substrate-binding protein: MDDFVVLEYPPKRIVSLDPASTETIFTLGAGERVVGTDAFSYRPAEAKKLPKLGSYTHVNLELLEKLEPDVIFTTLGAQKELTRKLLNSKFPVYPMRVSTTVGEILNNVLLVGNVIGLQNEARELQVKLLSSLAGLRKFERRPLLYVELDLGGPITPGFPSHISDGIWISGGRNAFDKDPEAYFEPPVEVLKELKPDLIIYEPKRYMPWELTRFRDSLERRGLRHLLSSPIYVSRGDFLAHQGPSFVTEAIPWLNSLVFSWIQSGTGHTTG, from the coding sequence TTGGATGATTTCGTAGTTTTAGAATACCCTCCAAAGAGGATAGTAAGCTTAGATCCTGCTTCGACAGAAACCATATTTACCCTAGGTGCTGGTGAAAGAGTAGTGGGAACCGACGCCTTTAGTTATAGGCCTGCGGAGGCCAAGAAGTTACCTAAACTTGGAAGTTACACCCATGTTAACCTTGAGCTCCTCGAAAAACTTGAACCTGACGTTATCTTCACAACTCTGGGGGCTCAGAAGGAACTTACGCGAAAGCTCCTGAACTCTAAGTTCCCCGTTTATCCCATGAGGGTCTCCACTACAGTTGGGGAGATCTTGAATAATGTTCTTTTGGTCGGAAACGTAATTGGTCTGCAAAATGAAGCGAGAGAGCTCCAAGTTAAATTGCTCTCGAGCCTAGCCGGTTTGCGTAAATTTGAAAGGAGACCATTACTCTACGTTGAGCTAGATCTTGGTGGCCCCATTACTCCAGGTTTCCCTTCACACATCAGCGACGGGATTTGGATATCAGGCGGGAGGAACGCATTCGACAAAGACCCTGAGGCTTACTTTGAACCGCCAGTAGAGGTCTTGAAGGAATTGAAGCCAGATTTGATTATTTATGAGCCTAAAAGATACATGCCTTGGGAGCTAACTAGGTTTAGGGACTCCCTTGAAAGGAGGGGTCTGAGGCATCTGCTGAGTTCTCCTATATACGTTTCTAGGGGAGATTTCTTAGCCCATCAAGGTCCCAGTTTCGTCACAGAGGCTATTCCATGGCTCAATTCCTTGGTTTTCTCCTGGATACAATCAGGGACAGGACATACCACAGGATAA
- the cbiD gene encoding cobalt-precorrin-5B (C(1))-methyltransferase CbiD gives MSELSVRIPLTYQPSSPSLSNAKSARRKIMKMGFTTGTAVAAAAKACAITFKRGTISSVVVSTPIGLRIEVPLNYVKRIGEWCEASITKYGGDDPDDTNGMEIIVRMKLNNDIGFLTLKAGKGMGVATNHGLPVSKGEPAINPVPRKQLIDNLKEVLGNEFGAELEIIIPEGEKISKRTFNPKLGIEGGVSVLGTSGIVKPMSLVSWYASMVEQLDIVKSYGLDYVVLVPGNIGETSARKKLAVDKRSIVQMAIFTGGMLKASAKRGFKEILLYGHVGKLIKSAIGIWNTHYKYGDGRLETITAYAAKHGIDPQDLQKIFSAKTTDDAIQILSKYDYFSIFNDIANRIVKNSRELISNKSDIYCILINMEGEIVGESEGAKKFLA, from the coding sequence ATGAGTGAGTTGAGCGTAAGAATTCCCTTGACTTACCAGCCCTCCTCCCCATCCCTCTCCAACGCAAAATCGGCTCGCCGAAAAATAATGAAAATGGGCTTCACTACAGGTACTGCCGTGGCAGCAGCTGCTAAAGCTTGTGCCATCACGTTCAAGCGAGGTACTATTAGCTCTGTGGTTGTCTCTACACCCATAGGATTGAGAATAGAAGTACCTTTGAATTACGTCAAGAGGATTGGAGAGTGGTGTGAAGCGTCAATTACCAAGTATGGAGGAGACGATCCAGATGATACGAATGGGATGGAGATCATTGTTAGGATGAAGCTCAATAATGATATTGGTTTCTTGACTTTAAAAGCAGGGAAGGGTATGGGGGTTGCGACCAATCACGGTCTCCCGGTATCAAAAGGGGAACCTGCCATTAACCCAGTTCCTAGAAAACAATTAATAGATAATCTAAAGGAAGTTTTAGGAAATGAGTTCGGTGCAGAGCTCGAGATCATTATACCGGAAGGCGAAAAGATCTCCAAAAGAACGTTTAACCCTAAACTTGGAATTGAAGGAGGAGTTTCAGTCCTAGGGACAAGCGGAATAGTGAAGCCAATGAGCTTAGTTTCCTGGTACGCCTCTATGGTAGAACAACTAGATATCGTGAAAAGTTACGGACTTGACTATGTAGTTTTGGTTCCAGGAAATATAGGCGAGACGAGTGCAAGGAAAAAGCTAGCTGTGGATAAGAGATCAATTGTCCAAATGGCTATATTCACTGGTGGAATGTTGAAGGCGTCGGCTAAGAGAGGATTTAAGGAAATTCTTTTGTATGGTCACGTAGGAAAACTCATAAAGAGTGCGATTGGAATATGGAATACCCATTATAAATATGGGGACGGGAGATTAGAGACCATCACCGCATATGCTGCCAAGCATGGAATAGATCCTCAGGATCTGCAAAAAATATTCAGCGCTAAAACTACTGACGATGCAATACAAATTTTAAGTAAATATGACTATTTCTCAATTTTTAATGATATAGCTAATAGGATTGTAAAAAACTCTCGCGAATTAATAAGCAATAAATCCGACATATATTGTATTTTAATTAATATGGAGGGGGAAATTGTTGGTGAGTCAGAAGGTGCAAAGAAATTTCTGGCCTAA
- a CDS encoding 4-hydroxybenzoate octaprenyltransferase, which produces MSWDPGGATSSQSKLYIYLKFLRMEQTFFSLPMAYLGAFIAIRGIPSPYVLILIFFALFFLRIAGMTNDNLADREIDAVNPRTRTRPLVTGAISSREAKILIIVGLTGFFVSAFLVNRWAFLFSPIVALVTMTYPYMKRFTAFANYQIATVQGLAVFSGAVASAGVGDVSLIKVITSVPWLFVIATILWAVGFDLYNHIPDAEFDRKSGLHSFAVLLGSKALLFAGLNQLFSVILDLLADSVYNLGPVAYASTILHGLVMAVAFYYATKNMFGKAFYYNIYSSIVLGLGIDLDILLGIPFT; this is translated from the coding sequence GTGTCTTGGGATCCTGGAGGAGCAACTTCAAGCCAGAGTAAACTTTACATTTACCTAAAATTCCTTAGGATGGAGCAGACGTTCTTCAGCCTTCCTATGGCCTATTTAGGTGCTTTCATAGCAATAAGGGGAATTCCGAGCCCTTACGTCCTTATCCTTATATTCTTCGCCCTGTTTTTCTTGCGAATTGCTGGGATGACTAACGATAACTTAGCCGATAGGGAAATAGATGCTGTTAATCCTAGAACCAGAACCAGACCTCTTGTGACTGGCGCAATTTCCAGTAGAGAGGCTAAAATCCTTATAATCGTTGGGCTTACAGGATTCTTCGTTTCGGCATTCCTTGTTAATAGATGGGCCTTCTTGTTCTCCCCTATTGTTGCCCTTGTAACCATGACTTACCCTTATATGAAGAGGTTTACCGCATTTGCTAACTATCAGATTGCAACAGTTCAAGGGCTGGCTGTGTTTAGTGGGGCAGTTGCAAGCGCGGGGGTAGGTGACGTATCGCTAATCAAAGTTATAACTTCAGTACCTTGGCTATTTGTGATTGCCACAATCCTCTGGGCCGTTGGATTTGATTTGTACAATCATATACCAGATGCAGAATTCGACAGAAAAAGCGGCCTTCATAGCTTTGCCGTGCTATTAGGTAGTAAAGCCCTATTGTTTGCAGGTCTTAACCAACTCTTCTCAGTAATTTTAGACCTTTTAGCGGACTCGGTTTATAACTTAGGTCCCGTAGCATACGCATCTACAATATTACACGGACTTGTCATGGCAGTGGCCTTCTATTATGCCACTAAAAACATGTTTGGTAAAGCTTTCTATTACAATATCTACTCTTCCATAGTGCTCGGGCTTGGAATTGACCTAGACATATTGTTGGGAATACCATTCACTTAG
- a CDS encoding SAM-dependent methyltransferase, whose product MSGSKMIKVVGIGSGGDTITLRALKELQEADIVIGYRGYIDMIREFIRKDAVVLETEVDEIDVRIEQARSHKDRRTIVVSSGDPMIFGMGSKLYKEADEIIPGITALSLAGSVAKIPLDDSAIISASTYSIPLDSVLKRIELAIEANFTIGIYNINPSTRKNDAITIERKIREKAIGWTYYIIHNAMKEGQHVETGTVERLDITRMTMNSILILKR is encoded by the coding sequence TTGTCTGGGAGTAAAATGATCAAGGTGGTTGGAATAGGTTCTGGCGGAGATACTATTACCCTTAGGGCTCTTAAGGAACTTCAAGAGGCTGATATAGTGATTGGTTATCGCGGTTATATTGACATGATAAGGGAATTCATAAGAAAAGATGCGGTTGTATTGGAGACCGAAGTAGATGAAATAGACGTAAGGATTGAGCAGGCAAGGTCCCACAAGGACAGAAGGACTATCGTAGTAAGCTCCGGTGACCCAATGATATTCGGAATGGGTTCGAAACTCTACAAGGAGGCAGACGAGATTATCCCAGGAATTACGGCTCTCAGTCTAGCTGGGAGTGTGGCCAAAATTCCATTAGATGACTCAGCCATAATTAGCGCGAGCACATACTCTATACCACTTGATTCGGTACTTAAAAGGATAGAATTGGCAATAGAAGCTAACTTCACCATAGGAATTTACAATATAAATCCCTCCACTCGCAAAAATGATGCTATCACCATAGAAAGAAAAATAAGGGAGAAGGCTATAGGTTGGACCTACTATATTATACACAACGCCATGAAGGAGGGTCAACACGTGGAGACTGGTACGGTTGAACGTCTTGATATCACAAGGATGACTATGAACTCCATATTGATCCTCAAAAGGTGA
- a CDS encoding precorrin-8X methylmutase: MKIDFLLGDFLSLLNPREAHVMRRVIRSIGDLDLVGTLRFSKNALTVGPELVRKGVLVDTRMAKAGLGNLGIYVEPRTRTNKYFSQDIVESWREVMNGKAVMIGTSPLALGKLLELINEGFRPGLVIGVPVGFVNALRLKYMLSKNNSVEYITNISVKGGVSLGVSLVKALMEIE, encoded by the coding sequence ATGAAAATAGACTTTCTACTTGGAGATTTTCTAAGTTTATTGAACCCTAGAGAGGCTCACGTCATGAGGAGAGTCATTAGGAGCATAGGAGACCTTGACCTCGTTGGTACGCTTAGGTTCTCAAAAAATGCCCTTACTGTAGGACCGGAATTGGTAAGGAAAGGTGTTCTTGTTGATACCCGAATGGCGAAAGCGGGTTTAGGCAATCTTGGGATATATGTAGAGCCTAGAACCAGGACTAATAAGTACTTCTCGCAAGACATTGTTGAGTCTTGGAGGGAAGTTATGAATGGAAAAGCGGTAATGATTGGAACTAGCCCTTTGGCTTTGGGGAAGTTGCTAGAACTGATCAACGAGGGGTTTCGGCCAGGACTTGTAATAGGTGTACCTGTGGGATTTGTTAATGCTTTAAGATTAAAATATATGCTATCAAAAAATAATTCGGTGGAGTATATCACAAACATAAGCGTTAAAGGCGGAGTTTCCCTAGGAGTAAGCTTAGTAAAGGCTTTGATGGAAATTGAATGA
- a CDS encoding A24 family peptidase C-terminal domain-containing protein, translating into MLFHTSVLDLKYREVDPKIWLYYSPLSLFIIFNLQSLNLFIYLYSLFAVLAVFFAFYLVGFMGGADLFAIMILSLANAKTSPLFFGHFSKLGMEPLIVVLFSSALIVASGIVNFLTTFKYTAGMGLYSRLILSLTAKRVRMDKFLKSKFLFPLSVIDENGNESVRIGFSVEENDSDWRERYRELVSKGIVSPDRYIWVAWGVPVIPFIFLGYVLSLFVGIPYR; encoded by the coding sequence ATGTTATTTCATACTTCTGTGTTGGACTTAAAGTACAGGGAAGTGGATCCGAAGATCTGGTTATATTATTCCCCATTGTCCCTTTTTATCATTTTTAATCTCCAGAGTCTGAATCTATTTATTTACCTCTATTCGCTCTTCGCCGTTCTGGCTGTGTTCTTTGCATTTTATCTAGTAGGGTTCATGGGAGGTGCTGATCTTTTCGCGATTATGATCCTCAGCTTAGCTAACGCTAAAACTAGTCCGCTATTTTTTGGGCATTTCTCCAAGCTAGGTATGGAGCCGTTGATCGTGGTTTTGTTTTCATCAGCCCTTATTGTGGCTTCAGGTATCGTGAACTTTCTAACCACCTTTAAGTACACTGCAGGGATGGGACTTTACAGTCGATTAATTCTTTCGCTCACTGCCAAAAGGGTGAGAATGGATAAGTTCCTAAAATCAAAGTTTCTGTTCCCTCTGTCCGTGATAGACGAAAATGGTAACGAGAGTGTGAGAATTGGATTTTCGGTAGAGGAGAACGATAGTGATTGGAGAGAAAGGTACAGAGAACTGGTCTCCAAGGGCATTGTTTCACCGGACCGATATATATGGGTGGCTTGGGGAGTACCCGTTATACCGTTCATATTCCTTGGGTACGTTCTAAGTCTATTTGTCGGTATACCTTATAGATAA
- a CDS encoding cobalamin biosynthesis protein: protein MYVSRIRIIADPQNEVARSLSKSLEELGYFIVQEDPEVLVYFYPLGITVRKIIPFLKEKETDPVVISITDDASYVIPVIKEHRGGSFIGGLISDLLGSQLILTSRTSQMGLYSVEEFAWINGLEVKSQDADRLNVKLVKTGKIKIYQIDKIPIRWMEGFESSDSLEDADALIGENPDSHDKPVLLPRQVVVGLGYTSNTPPEVLIFSILNTMKSINIYERRLNFIAVPEIKQNDLNLQKVGRKVGASIIYVPMKELKGKGQSTTSRVAMDHFGVNGVCEPSLEVLGTKVVLKRTKRAYGVVSCLGVK from the coding sequence TTGTATGTTTCAAGAATACGGATAATAGCAGATCCACAGAACGAAGTGGCGAGAAGTCTCAGTAAGAGTCTAGAGGAGTTGGGATACTTCATTGTGCAAGAGGATCCGGAGGTTTTAGTGTACTTCTACCCTTTGGGGATTACTGTAAGGAAAATTATTCCATTCTTGAAGGAAAAGGAGACCGATCCTGTGGTAATCAGTATTACTGATGACGCTAGTTACGTGATCCCTGTGATAAAAGAGCATAGGGGAGGGTCATTCATTGGCGGGCTGATATCGGATTTGCTCGGTTCCCAACTTATTTTGACTTCGAGGACATCTCAAATGGGGCTTTACAGTGTCGAGGAGTTTGCGTGGATTAACGGACTGGAGGTTAAATCTCAGGACGCTGACAGACTTAATGTAAAACTAGTAAAAACAGGAAAAATAAAAATTTATCAGATAGATAAAATTCCCATCAGGTGGATGGAGGGATTTGAGAGTTCCGACAGTCTTGAAGATGCCGACGCTTTAATTGGAGAGAATCCGGATTCGCATGACAAACCCGTTCTTTTGCCCCGGCAAGTGGTCGTGGGGCTGGGCTACACTTCCAATACACCCCCAGAGGTGCTGATATTTTCAATTCTAAACACGATGAAATCAATTAATATCTATGAAAGACGATTAAATTTTATTGCAGTCCCGGAAATTAAACAAAATGACTTGAATTTACAAAAGGTAGGTAGGAAAGTTGGAGCGAGCATAATATACGTACCCATGAAGGAGTTGAAGGGAAAAGGACAATCCACTACCTCCAGGGTGGCAATGGATCACTTTGGGGTCAACGGTGTCTGCGAACCCTCGCTAGAGGTTTTAGGGACTAAAGTCGTTCTTAAAAGAACAAAAAGGGCTTATGGTGTAGTATCTTGTCTGGGAGTAAAATGA
- a CDS encoding RsmB/NOP family class I SAM-dependent RNA methyltransferase, with protein sequence MEDGYPLPVAFSKAKSTKRVKSNYDDLYEISRKLVLSYFSLNGKTRRKKVKEFLSMDGVNVGLPAWMERELNTLIDIEKYKKSLVNGKAQWFRVNRILADEDKILKSLEMKGLEFARDPDFPYIYRSLSKDVSKTEEFQNFKIIIQDKASVAVVEALKPKEYEKIYEMASSPGLKSQLIYEKTEGKVELFLAEIDRRRLDKEVDLLKKFGVDFKNVHFVNQDSRYGSIRYADAVLIDAPCSTSGVISIDPSILLSLRNKSKVKQYSRVQQSLLEDLFSIKFKRAVYSVCSIFPEEAEMLLDKLKDMLLPTDIPGSKGYTSFESGRLGVRYFNFVHKTEDFFIGKLKGNE encoded by the coding sequence GTGGAAGATGGATATCCTCTCCCTGTAGCGTTCTCAAAAGCCAAGTCTACTAAGAGAGTAAAATCTAATTATGACGATCTGTATGAAATCTCAAGGAAACTGGTTCTAAGCTACTTTAGTTTAAATGGAAAGACTAGAAGGAAAAAGGTGAAGGAATTTTTGAGCATGGATGGGGTAAACGTTGGACTTCCAGCATGGATGGAGAGGGAACTTAATACTCTGATCGACATCGAGAAGTATAAAAAGAGTCTAGTGAATGGAAAGGCGCAGTGGTTCCGGGTAAATCGAATTTTAGCTGACGAAGATAAGATCCTAAAGAGTCTCGAGATGAAGGGTCTAGAATTCGCGAGGGATCCAGATTTCCCTTATATATACAGATCTCTTTCTAAAGATGTAAGTAAAACAGAAGAATTTCAAAATTTTAAGATAATAATCCAGGACAAAGCGAGTGTTGCCGTCGTAGAGGCGTTAAAACCGAAAGAGTATGAGAAGATATATGAGATGGCATCCTCCCCTGGGCTCAAATCTCAGTTAATATACGAGAAGACTGAAGGAAAAGTAGAGCTGTTCCTTGCGGAGATCGACAGGCGTAGACTTGATAAAGAAGTAGACCTTTTGAAAAAATTTGGTGTCGACTTTAAGAACGTTCACTTCGTTAACCAGGACTCAAGATACGGTAGCATAAGATACGCTGACGCTGTATTGATCGATGCTCCTTGCTCAACTTCAGGAGTTATATCAATTGACCCAAGTATTTTGCTATCCCTTAGAAATAAGTCGAAAGTAAAACAATATTCAAGAGTTCAACAATCACTTTTAGAGGATTTGTTCTCCATTAAATTTAAGAGGGCAGTGTACTCCGTTTGCTCTATTTTCCCTGAGGAAGCTGAAATGCTTTTGGATAAACTTAAAGATATGCTTCTCCCCACCGACATACCTGGATCCAAAGGGTACACTAGTTTTGAGTCAGGTAGATTGGGGGTAAGATATTTTAATTTCGTGCATAAGACAGAAGACTTTTTTATAGGAAAACTAAAGGGAAATGAGTGA